One genomic segment of Salinigranum rubrum includes these proteins:
- a CDS encoding redoxin domain-containing protein, with amino-acid sequence MLTAGDTAPDFTLPKAGGAAYNDFEAFTLSDAFGDGPIVLAFYPAAFTRGCTAEMCAFRDSMSLFNAVDAQVYGISVDLPFSQNIWMRQEGFDFPMLSDWDHEVIHTYGVVREDMYGMLEVAERSVFVLDSEGTIRHTWVEGEGDVDFEAFVADLGDVVADLAEA; translated from the coding sequence ATGCTCACAGCCGGCGACACCGCTCCGGACTTCACGCTCCCCAAGGCGGGCGGGGCCGCGTACAACGACTTCGAGGCGTTCACGCTCTCTGACGCCTTCGGCGACGGCCCCATCGTCCTCGCCTTCTACCCCGCGGCGTTCACCCGCGGCTGTACGGCGGAGATGTGCGCGTTCCGGGACTCGATGAGCCTGTTCAACGCTGTCGACGCGCAGGTGTACGGCATCAGCGTCGACCTCCCCTTCTCGCAGAACATCTGGATGCGACAGGAGGGGTTCGACTTCCCGATGCTGTCGGACTGGGACCACGAGGTCATCCACACCTACGGCGTCGTCCGCGAAGACATGTACGGCATGCTCGAAGTCGCAGAACGGAGCGTCTTCGTCCTCGACAGCGAGGGGACGATCAGACACACGTGGGTCGAGGGCGAGGGCGACGTCGACTTCGAGGCGTTCGTCGCGGACCTCGGCGACGTCGTCGCGGACCTCGCCGAGGCGTGA
- a CDS encoding lipoate--protein ligase family protein, giving the protein MRLVRGRAATPAEDRAATATMLTRAGETGEEAFRAWTPHRQVAFGRRDTHADDYDLARRTARERGYAVVERSVGGRAVAYTGSTVAFAHAIPLDDPRRGLTERYEAGVDGVLVALSDLGVDADRGEPADSFCPGDHSVRLVGANGGGKVSGIAQRVQSDAALVAGCVLVNGREDLVDLLTPVYEALAVPFDPASVGTVEDAGGPGDPERACRALERAFIGTEDDPLVRMESVDALVSLAARDSDVA; this is encoded by the coding sequence ATGCGACTCGTCCGTGGCCGCGCCGCCACCCCCGCAGAGGACCGCGCCGCGACGGCGACCATGCTGACTCGCGCCGGAGAGACGGGCGAGGAGGCGTTCCGCGCGTGGACGCCCCACCGGCAGGTCGCGTTCGGCCGCCGCGACACGCACGCCGACGACTACGACCTGGCCCGTCGAACCGCCCGCGAGAGAGGCTACGCCGTCGTCGAGCGGAGCGTCGGTGGCCGCGCCGTCGCCTACACGGGGTCGACGGTCGCGTTCGCGCACGCGATTCCGCTCGACGACCCCCGGCGTGGGCTCACCGAGCGGTACGAGGCGGGCGTCGACGGCGTCCTCGTCGCTCTCTCCGACCTCGGCGTCGACGCCGACCGCGGCGAACCCGCCGACTCCTTCTGCCCGGGCGACCACTCGGTCCGACTCGTGGGCGCGAACGGGGGAGGAAAGGTGTCGGGCATCGCCCAGCGCGTCCAGTCGGACGCGGCGCTCGTCGCCGGCTGTGTCCTCGTGAACGGGAGGGAAGACCTCGTCGACCTCCTCACCCCGGTGTACGAGGCCCTCGCCGTCCCGTTCGATCCGGCGTCCGTCGGGACGGTCGAAGACGCTGGTGGGCCGGGCGACCCCGAACGGGCGTGCCGCGCGCTCGAACGCGCTTTCATCGGTACCGAGGACGACCCCCTGGTTCGGATGGAGTCGGTCGACGCCCTCGTCTCTCTCGCCGCCCGCGACTCCGACGTCGCTTGA
- a CDS encoding PaaI family thioesterase, which produces MTTDAFPPTVTDLFVEYIEDRHGYLSWLGTRIDEVEYGRVVMSVPFDEKLTNDVPTEDGGHSETPQVHGGVAATLIDTAGAVTQRTLFDDPLSGGLATVNLNVNYLRPASGDLTATAEVVRAGGTIGVSTVTVEGPTPDGDGRHPVATGQVAYRLFRDEGESDDGDEAADD; this is translated from the coding sequence GTGACGACCGACGCGTTCCCGCCGACGGTCACCGACCTGTTCGTGGAGTACATCGAGGACCGTCACGGCTACCTCTCGTGGCTCGGCACGCGGATCGACGAGGTCGAGTACGGCCGCGTGGTGATGTCCGTCCCGTTCGACGAGAAGCTGACGAACGACGTCCCCACCGAGGACGGAGGGCACTCCGAAACCCCGCAGGTCCACGGTGGGGTGGCGGCGACGCTCATCGACACGGCCGGGGCGGTCACCCAGCGGACGCTGTTCGACGACCCACTCTCCGGCGGATTGGCCACGGTGAACCTCAACGTGAACTACCTGCGCCCGGCGTCGGGCGACCTGACGGCGACGGCGGAGGTAGTCCGCGCGGGCGGAACCATCGGCGTCTCGACAGTGACGGTCGAGGGGCCGACGCCCGACGGCGACGGCCGGCACCCGGTCGCGACCGGGCAGGTGGCGTACCGGCTCTTCCGGGACGAGGGAGAGAGCGACGACGGGGACGAGGCTGCCGACGACTGA
- a CDS encoding TIGR00296 family protein, which produces MSEAQTVRLSYEDGARAVELARESVESYVLHGQREQPGSMRDAFYARTGAFVRLQSTRGRGRLRGCAGAYRGKDQLGHAIVDAAIQAASGDSCGSEIEAQELPHLNISVCIVCNHLLTNDPLSDLELGRHGVAVDSGGKHGWLYPTIPVENDWSKEEYLTRVCRKAKLSPFAWQTDDAMITLFEGQVFRERDDGGSIEEL; this is translated from the coding sequence ATGTCGGAGGCGCAGACCGTTCGCCTTTCATACGAGGATGGGGCGCGTGCGGTCGAACTGGCCCGAGAATCCGTCGAATCGTACGTTTTGCACGGCCAACGAGAACAACCGGGGAGCATGCGAGACGCCTTCTACGCGCGAACCGGTGCCTTCGTTCGTCTCCAGTCCACACGTGGACGAGGCCGACTCCGTGGCTGTGCCGGGGCGTATCGGGGCAAGGACCAACTTGGGCACGCCATCGTCGACGCGGCGATTCAAGCCGCGTCGGGCGATTCCTGTGGCTCCGAAATCGAAGCCCAGGAACTACCCCATCTGAACATCTCCGTCTGCATCGTCTGTAACCACCTTCTCACCAACGACCCGCTCTCCGACCTCGAGCTGGGCCGCCACGGCGTCGCCGTCGACAGCGGCGGGAAACACGGCTGGCTCTACCCCACCATCCCCGTCGAGAACGACTGGTCGAAAGAGGAGTATCTGACCCGCGTCTGCCGCAAGGCCAAGCTCTCGCCGTTCGCCTGGCAGACCGACGACGCGATGATCACGCTGTTCGAGGGACAGGTGTTCCGCGAGCGCGACGACGGCGGCAGTATCGAAGAGCTGTAG
- a CDS encoding cysteine hydrolase family protein — translation MPETFEPTRTAVVVVDMQNGFCHPEGSLYAPPSGDAVEPVTDLVARAREAGAHAVYTRDVHPPEQFENNHYYDEFDRWGEHVVEGTWDAELVEELDVREEDLVVEKHTYDAFYRTQLEGWLRAHGVDDLLICGTLANVCVLHTAGSAGLRDFKPVLVRDAVGYLEEEHREYALDHADWLFGETTTVDEVAFD, via the coding sequence ATGCCCGAGACGTTCGAACCCACCCGAACGGCGGTCGTCGTGGTCGACATGCAGAACGGCTTCTGTCACCCCGAGGGGAGCCTCTACGCGCCGCCGAGCGGCGACGCCGTCGAACCGGTGACGGACCTCGTCGCCCGCGCCCGGGAGGCGGGCGCACACGCCGTCTACACCCGCGACGTCCACCCGCCCGAGCAGTTCGAGAACAACCACTACTACGACGAGTTCGACCGCTGGGGCGAACACGTCGTCGAGGGGACGTGGGACGCCGAACTCGTCGAGGAACTCGACGTCCGCGAGGAGGACCTCGTCGTCGAGAAACACACCTACGACGCGTTCTATCGGACCCAACTGGAGGGGTGGCTCCGCGCGCACGGCGTCGACGACTTACTCATCTGCGGCACGCTCGCGAACGTCTGCGTCCTCCACACGGCGGGGAGCGCCGGCCTGCGCGACTTCAAACCGGTCCTCGTCCGCGACGCGGTCGGGTATCTGGAGGAAGAACACAGAGAGTACGCGCTCGACCACGCGGACTGGCTGTTCGGCGAGACGACGACCGTCGACGAGGTGGCGTTCGACTGA
- a CDS encoding DUF7268 family protein: MSSSPRPGRADADGYREPPPSLAARVRLVGGALLTGVGVGVVGVGVGTLLADLPTAADAGFLLGTVAFGFGLLGWAGSALAGPGLEAMQSHLDTAGGWTEADSRRAMARIGGFGAGVMLAAMLVGTALGYT, from the coding sequence GTGTCCTCTTCCCCTCGACCGGGTAGGGCCGACGCCGACGGGTATCGTGAGCCGCCCCCATCGCTCGCAGCACGCGTCCGTCTCGTCGGCGGTGCGCTGCTAACCGGAGTAGGTGTCGGCGTGGTCGGCGTCGGCGTCGGGACGCTCCTCGCCGACCTTCCAACCGCCGCCGACGCGGGCTTCCTCCTCGGAACGGTCGCGTTCGGCTTCGGACTGCTGGGTTGGGCGGGGTCCGCCCTCGCAGGCCCCGGACTCGAAGCGATGCAGTCACACCTCGATACGGCGGGTGGCTGGACCGAGGCCGATTCGAGGAGAGCGATGGCGCGCATCGGGGGGTTCGGCGCGGGCGTGATGCTCGCGGCGATGCTCGTCGGGACGGCACTCGGCTACACGTAA
- a CDS encoding acyl-CoA dehydrogenase family protein, which translates to MRFELTTTQQSIRNEVREFAEYEIEPRAIELDRQEVYPTDILDELGERRLTGLTLPEAYGGRGEGLVELALMIEELSAALMSVASTVGLHLGVATVVERFGTEEQRDEFLPEMAAFDTVGALGLSEANAGSNKLEMETTAERDGNEWVLDGHKQWVTNFLDADYVLTYAKSGPDRDEPHNISAFLVPTEEFEVEEVWETLGARSVKSPRVSLDDVRVPEDRLVGDEGEGYVQRRAVHSGVNVPARGVGIARAALEDTVAYTSAREQYGQHIGDFQGVRWTVGEMAERVDAARLLTLRAADRAERGHDVVREFSMAKINATQAAVDNATDAIQLHGGMGYTTEHHVERYLRDAKLLTIAGGPNEGHENTLADAVFERHST; encoded by the coding sequence ATGAGGTTCGAGCTGACGACGACCCAGCAGTCGATCCGGAACGAAGTCCGGGAGTTTGCGGAATACGAAATCGAGCCCCGGGCGATCGAACTCGACCGACAGGAGGTGTACCCAACCGATATCCTCGACGAACTCGGCGAGCGCCGTCTCACCGGACTGACCCTCCCTGAAGCGTACGGCGGACGCGGGGAGGGACTCGTCGAACTCGCCCTGATGATCGAGGAACTCTCGGCCGCACTCATGTCGGTCGCCAGCACCGTCGGGCTACACCTCGGTGTCGCGACCGTCGTCGAACGGTTCGGGACCGAGGAGCAACGCGACGAGTTCCTCCCCGAGATGGCGGCGTTCGACACGGTCGGTGCGCTCGGCCTCAGCGAAGCGAACGCGGGTAGCAACAAACTGGAGATGGAAACCACTGCGGAGCGAGACGGGAACGAGTGGGTTCTCGACGGCCACAAGCAGTGGGTAACCAACTTCCTCGACGCCGACTACGTCCTCACGTACGCGAAGAGCGGTCCCGACCGGGACGAACCGCACAACATCAGCGCGTTCCTCGTTCCGACCGAGGAGTTCGAAGTCGAGGAGGTGTGGGAGACACTGGGTGCGAGAAGCGTCAAGTCCCCCCGCGTCTCCCTCGACGACGTCCGCGTTCCCGAGGATCGGCTCGTCGGTGACGAGGGCGAGGGGTACGTCCAGCGCCGAGCGGTTCACTCCGGCGTGAACGTCCCGGCCCGCGGTGTCGGCATCGCTCGTGCGGCCCTCGAAGACACCGTCGCCTACACGAGTGCCCGCGAGCAGTACGGTCAGCACATCGGCGACTTTCAGGGCGTACGCTGGACGGTCGGCGAGATGGCCGAGCGCGTCGATGCTGCGCGGCTGCTCACGCTTCGCGCCGCCGACCGGGCCGAACGCGGACACGATGTGGTCCGTGAGTTCAGTATGGCGAAGATCAACGCGACACAGGCCGCGGTCGACAACGCCACCGACGCGATTCAACTCCACGGCGGGATGGGATACACGACCGAACACCACGTCGAACGATACCTGCGCGATGCGAAACTCCTCACCATCGCGGGCGGTCCGAACGAAGGCCACGAGAACACGCTCGCCGATGCGGTGTTCGAGCGACACAGCACGTGA
- a CDS encoding ABC transporter permease, protein MATETHTTTDDTRGFLDRLLASPFVSNLLSNRLAVVGLSIIFGMLLVAVVARVTLDVNALASSRLGSGIPDRHPPGWAGPAAWNQYLFGTDVAARDIFKRTMYGSWLAMKFGTIAVGASTALGVGLGIVAAYYGDVTDNVIMRTMDVLLAFPSLLLALALVAIFGAGLWKAVLALTLVYTPRFARVVRGAALKVMEDEYIDATVALGAKDPRVLVRHVLPNCIAPITVQSTLNFGLAIIDLAALSFLGFGAQAGAPSWGLMLSRGVENGLLTGKWWMSFFPGLFLAITVLGFNLLGDGMRDALDPRMREAVD, encoded by the coding sequence ATGGCGACCGAAACCCACACCACGACCGACGACACGCGCGGCTTCCTCGACCGACTCCTGGCGTCGCCGTTCGTCTCGAACCTGCTCTCGAACCGGCTGGCCGTCGTCGGCCTCAGCATCATCTTCGGGATGCTCCTCGTGGCCGTCGTCGCCCGGGTGACGCTCGACGTGAACGCGCTCGCCTCCTCCCGACTCGGGTCGGGAATCCCGGACCGTCACCCGCCGGGGTGGGCCGGGCCCGCCGCGTGGAACCAGTACCTCTTCGGGACCGACGTCGCCGCCCGCGACATCTTCAAGCGGACGATGTACGGGTCGTGGCTGGCGATGAAGTTCGGCACCATCGCCGTCGGCGCGTCGACGGCGCTGGGAGTGGGACTCGGCATCGTCGCCGCGTACTACGGCGACGTGACGGACAACGTCATCATGCGGACGATGGACGTGTTGCTCGCCTTTCCCTCTCTCCTCTTGGCGCTGGCGCTCGTCGCCATCTTCGGCGCGGGCCTGTGGAAGGCCGTCCTCGCCCTGACGCTCGTCTACACGCCCCGCTTCGCCCGCGTCGTGAGAGGTGCCGCGCTCAAGGTGATGGAGGACGAGTACATCGACGCGACGGTCGCACTCGGCGCGAAGGACCCCCGGGTACTGGTTCGACACGTCCTGCCGAACTGTATCGCGCCCATCACCGTCCAGTCGACGCTCAACTTCGGCCTCGCCATCATCGACCTCGCCGCGCTCTCCTTCCTCGGGTTCGGTGCACAGGCCGGCGCTCCCTCCTGGGGGCTGATGCTCTCGCGCGGCGTCGAGAACGGGCTGTTGACGGGGAAGTGGTGGATGTCGTTCTTCCCGGGGCTGTTCCTCGCCATCACGGTGCTCGGCTTCAACCTCCTGGGCGACGGGATGCGCGACGCGCTCGACCCGCGGATGCGCGAGGCCGTCGACTGA
- a CDS encoding Hvo_1808 family surface protein — protein MRRLQFSSLLVVVLVVLAGCAAPFADGPPPAGAGSGEGGGEQADANGGGSGANGFDFADPSQDRLGWEAGYWHNESIDVNQSDGLSDAEMDAFVGRSMARVEYIRGLEFDSEVPVEVIARSEYRNGSSEVPTPAEDDFAAWNNQVWEALFITGEDTNVQQALSDTQSSSVVGFYAPADDEIKIITETPEEPVLRNATLIHELVHALQDQRFDLTNERYRGATQDGDLAIDGLVEGDANYVEDQYVQRCASGEWECVPTPAQGGGSDGPAPNLGILLTVFQPYSDGPVYVSSLRDRGGWERVNDAFDSPPASTEQIIHVTDEEPVPIEFRDRARNGWALYPDQGVDGSDTVGEASIFAMFWAQARSGADTINPRGLFETDSPYDTYNYAAEPSAGWANDRVFPYHKGSGPRAEYGYVWVTEWDTEEDAREFLGAYRAILRAQGGSQQASNSNVWVVSEGPYEDAFRVTRSGTRVVIVNAPTAEDLNDVRPRG, from the coding sequence ATGAGACGGTTGCAGTTCTCGTCCCTCCTCGTCGTCGTGCTCGTGGTGCTCGCGGGCTGTGCGGCGCCCTTCGCGGATGGGCCGCCGCCCGCCGGAGCGGGAAGCGGCGAGGGCGGGGGCGAGCAGGCGGACGCGAACGGCGGAGGGAGTGGAGCGAACGGGTTCGATTTCGCCGACCCGTCACAGGATAGACTCGGCTGGGAGGCCGGCTACTGGCACAACGAGTCGATCGACGTCAACCAGTCGGACGGGCTCTCCGACGCCGAGATGGACGCCTTCGTCGGGCGGTCGATGGCGCGCGTCGAGTACATTCGAGGCCTGGAGTTCGACTCGGAGGTGCCCGTCGAGGTCATCGCCCGCTCGGAGTACCGCAACGGGTCGTCGGAGGTGCCGACGCCCGCGGAGGACGACTTCGCCGCCTGGAACAACCAGGTGTGGGAGGCGCTCTTCATCACGGGTGAGGACACGAACGTCCAGCAGGCGCTTTCGGACACGCAGAGCAGTTCCGTCGTCGGGTTCTACGCGCCCGCCGACGACGAGATCAAGATCATCACCGAGACGCCCGAGGAACCGGTGTTGCGCAACGCGACGCTCATCCACGAACTCGTCCACGCCCTCCAGGACCAGCGGTTCGACCTCACCAACGAGCGTTACCGCGGCGCGACGCAGGACGGCGACCTCGCTATCGACGGCCTCGTCGAGGGTGACGCGAACTACGTCGAAGACCAGTACGTGCAGCGGTGTGCGAGCGGCGAGTGGGAGTGCGTCCCGACGCCCGCACAGGGCGGTGGCTCGGACGGTCCGGCACCGAACCTCGGCATCCTACTCACGGTGTTTCAGCCGTACTCGGACGGCCCGGTGTACGTCTCCTCGCTCAGAGACCGAGGTGGCTGGGAGAGGGTCAACGACGCGTTCGACTCGCCGCCGGCGTCGACCGAACAGATCATCCACGTCACCGACGAGGAACCGGTCCCCATCGAGTTCCGTGACCGCGCGCGGAACGGGTGGGCGCTCTACCCCGACCAGGGCGTCGACGGCTCCGACACGGTGGGGGAGGCGTCCATCTTCGCGATGTTCTGGGCACAGGCGCGGTCGGGCGCCGACACCATCAACCCCCGCGGACTGTTCGAGACCGACAGTCCCTACGACACGTACAACTACGCCGCCGAGCCCTCGGCGGGGTGGGCCAACGACCGCGTCTTCCCGTACCACAAGGGGTCGGGCCCGAGAGCCGAGTACGGCTACGTCTGGGTGACCGAGTGGGACACAGAAGAGGACGCCCGGGAGTTCCTCGGCGCGTATCGCGCCATCCTCCGCGCGCAGGGCGGGAGCCAGCAGGCGTCGAACTCGAACGTCTGGGTCGTCTCGGAGGGGCCGTACGAAGACGCCTTCCGCGTCACCCGCTCGGGAACCCGGGTCGTCATCGTCAACGCGCCGACGGCAGAGGACCTGAACGACGTGCGACCGCGGGGGTAG
- a CDS encoding nicotinate phosphoribosyltransferase, with translation MTDFDIVGADAIAEGRATDAYFERTEETLEAAGRNPAVVAEVTADQFSEGRYELLAGVKDAAHLLSGLPVDVDSIPEGRLFDGGPVMRISGNYLDFARYETALLGFLSHASGVATAALDVRTAAPDSLVLSFGARHVHPSIAAMVERSALVAGLDGFSHVAAGEVLGREASGTMPHALVICFGPGNQESAWRAFDETVDESVPRVALCDTYSDEVDEVLRAAESMDRLDSVRLDTTASRRGDFRHILREVRWALDSEGYDEVEIFASGGLGPADLRGLRDVADGFGVGGYVSNADPVDFALDIVEVEGEAGAKRGKLGGVKEVYRTRDGGHEIRRRDEPAPEGGEALLEPLIRGGELVDGIDLYLDAAAARAEADAELCGYGADP, from the coding sequence ATGACCGACTTCGACATCGTCGGCGCCGACGCGATTGCCGAGGGGCGGGCGACCGACGCGTACTTCGAGCGCACGGAGGAGACGCTCGAAGCCGCCGGACGCAACCCGGCCGTCGTCGCGGAGGTGACGGCAGACCAGTTCTCGGAGGGACGGTACGAACTCCTCGCGGGCGTGAAGGACGCGGCGCACCTCCTCTCGGGGCTGCCGGTCGACGTCGATTCGATTCCCGAAGGACGGCTGTTCGACGGCGGCCCGGTGATGCGCATCTCGGGGAACTATCTCGACTTCGCCCGGTACGAGACCGCTCTCTTGGGCTTTCTGAGCCACGCCAGCGGCGTCGCCACCGCCGCGCTCGACGTTCGAACTGCCGCACCCGACTCGCTGGTGCTCTCGTTCGGGGCGCGACACGTCCACCCCTCCATCGCCGCGATGGTCGAGCGGTCGGCCCTCGTCGCCGGCCTCGACGGCTTCTCACACGTCGCCGCCGGCGAAGTCCTCGGGCGGGAGGCGTCGGGGACGATGCCGCACGCGCTCGTCATCTGTTTCGGCCCCGGGAATCAGGAGTCGGCGTGGCGGGCGTTCGACGAAACCGTCGACGAGAGCGTCCCGAGAGTCGCGCTGTGTGACACCTACAGCGACGAAGTCGACGAGGTGTTGCGGGCCGCCGAGAGCATGGACCGTCTCGACAGCGTCCGTCTCGACACCACCGCTTCGAGGCGAGGCGACTTCCGACACATCCTCCGGGAGGTCCGGTGGGCCCTCGACAGCGAGGGGTACGACGAGGTGGAGATATTCGCCAGCGGCGGCCTCGGCCCCGCGGATCTCCGCGGACTCCGCGACGTCGCCGACGGCTTCGGCGTCGGCGGCTACGTCTCGAACGCCGACCCCGTCGACTTCGCGCTCGACATCGTCGAAGTCGAGGGGGAAGCGGGCGCGAAGCGGGGGAAACTCGGCGGGGTCAAAGAGGTGTACCGGACCCGGGACGGGGGACACGAGATTCGAAGACGGGACGAACCGGCACCCGAGGGAGGCGAAGCCCTGCTGGAGCCGCTGATTCGAGGGGGGGAACTCGTCGACGGCATCGACCTGTATCTCGACGCGGCCGCCGCACGGGCCGAAGCCGACGCGGAGTTGTGCGGCTACGGCGCCGATCCGTGA
- a CDS encoding helix-turn-helix domain-containing protein codes for MTASERFADALHVSIDLWYPDCWEIEVTERLDVGLLGYGIYTTGEEVATLFTVYADEQETISRGVEAIAESEHVHSVSEMASVFRQTGLSKPGNATRELLVVHDGNKQISQPLTSRGFVCTGPIDIRDGREYWELATNHGRETVQEKFADVREEMDAEINVRSMTQASRQNAVTTLPVDRLTKRQLEVFQLARERGYYEYPKGASAGELADELCVTTSTLHEHLHKVESILLGQLRLR; via the coding sequence ATGACGGCCTCCGAACGATTCGCCGACGCGCTCCACGTGTCGATCGACCTCTGGTACCCCGACTGCTGGGAGATCGAGGTCACGGAGCGACTCGACGTCGGGCTACTCGGCTACGGAATCTACACGACCGGTGAGGAAGTCGCGACGCTCTTTACGGTCTACGCGGACGAACAGGAGACGATTTCGAGAGGTGTCGAGGCGATCGCGGAGTCGGAGCACGTCCACTCGGTTTCGGAGATGGCGTCGGTGTTCCGACAGACCGGTCTCTCGAAACCGGGGAACGCGACGCGGGAGCTACTGGTCGTTCACGACGGGAACAAACAGATCAGTCAACCGTTGACGTCTCGAGGGTTCGTCTGTACCGGTCCGATCGACATTCGGGACGGACGCGAGTACTGGGAACTCGCCACCAACCACGGGCGGGAGACCGTCCAGGAGAAGTTCGCGGACGTCCGCGAGGAGATGGATGCGGAGATCAACGTCCGGAGCATGACGCAAGCGAGTCGTCAGAACGCGGTGACGACGCTGCCGGTCGACCGGCTCACGAAGCGACAGTTGGAGGTCTTTCAACTCGCTCGCGAGAGAGGATACTACGAGTATCCGAAGGGAGCGTCGGCCGGCGAGTTAGCGGACGAACTGTGTGTAACCACGTCGACGCTGCACGAACACCTGCATAAGGTAGAGTCGATTCTCCTCGGACAACTCCGGCTTAGGTGA
- a CDS encoding dihydroorotase: protein MLIREARLADGRRRDVRITGERIEAVAAAGSLDAGANDDVVDADGRLLLPGAIDVHVHFRQPGYPHKETWATGSKSAAAGGVTTVVDQPNTNPPTVTGEQFDEKEALAADSLVDYGINGGVTESWDPDSLLSKPLFALGEVFLADSTGDMGIESDLFADAVARAAEVDVPVTVHAEDASLFDESAREGDAGGVGRDADADRWSAFRTAEAEARAVERAVGVAAESRARVHIAHTSTPEGIDAAASGGATCEVSPHHLLLSREDLSELGTYGRMNPPLRSEARRAAVFERVADGTVDMIATDHAPHTVEEKEQGLWDAPSGVPGVETMLPLLLDLARRGDLSYERVRDLTSTTPADVFGLPNKGRIEADADADLVLVDPESPRDIRGDDLHSKCGWTPFEGFSGVFPDLTLVRGRVVYERSGGDERFGEAAGENVRT from the coding sequence ATGCTCATCCGGGAGGCGAGACTCGCCGACGGCCGGCGACGGGACGTCCGTATCACAGGGGAACGTATCGAGGCGGTCGCGGCGGCGGGGTCGCTCGACGCGGGCGCGAACGACGACGTGGTCGACGCCGACGGCCGCCTCCTCCTCCCCGGCGCTATCGACGTCCACGTTCACTTCCGACAGCCAGGGTATCCACACAAGGAGACCTGGGCGACCGGGTCGAAGAGTGCGGCCGCCGGCGGCGTCACCACGGTAGTCGATCAGCCGAACACGAACCCACCGACGGTCACCGGAGAGCAGTTCGACGAGAAGGAGGCGCTCGCCGCGGACTCGCTCGTCGACTACGGCATCAACGGCGGCGTCACCGAGTCGTGGGACCCCGACTCGCTCCTCTCGAAACCGCTGTTCGCCCTGGGCGAGGTGTTCCTCGCGGACTCGACGGGGGACATGGGCATCGAGAGCGACCTCTTCGCCGATGCGGTCGCCCGGGCCGCAGAGGTCGACGTCCCCGTGACTGTCCACGCCGAGGACGCCTCGCTGTTCGACGAGTCCGCGAGGGAGGGTGACGCCGGCGGCGTCGGCCGCGACGCTGACGCCGACCGCTGGAGCGCCTTCCGAACCGCTGAAGCCGAGGCGCGGGCGGTCGAACGCGCCGTCGGCGTAGCTGCCGAGTCCCGAGCGCGGGTTCACATCGCCCACACCTCCACCCCTGAGGGCATCGACGCCGCCGCGTCGGGCGGTGCCACCTGTGAGGTGTCGCCGCACCACCTCCTCCTCTCCCGGGAGGACCTGAGCGAGTTAGGAACGTACGGCCGGATGAACCCGCCCCTGCGGAGCGAGGCCCGCCGAGCGGCCGTCTTCGAGCGCGTCGCGGACGGCACCGTCGATATGATCGCGACCGACCACGCGCCGCACACGGTCGAGGAGAAAGAACAGGGGCTGTGGGACGCACCGAGCGGCGTCCCCGGCGTCGAGACGATGCTCCCGCTGCTGCTCGACTTGGCCCGCCGCGGCGACCTCTCGTACGAGCGCGTCCGCGACCTCACATCGACGACCCCCGCCGACGTGTTCGGCCTCCCGAACAAGGGACGGATCGAGGCCGACGCCGACGCCGACCTCGTCCTCGTCGACCCCGAGTCTCCCCGAGACATCAGAGGAGATGACCTCCACTCGAAGTGCGGCTGGACGCCGTTTGAGGGGTTCTCGGGCGTGTTCCCGGACCTGACGCTCGTCCGAGGACGGGTCGTCTACGAGCGCTCCGGTGGAGACGAGCGGTTCGGCGAGGCGGCGGGCGAGAACGTCCGGACGTAG